One region of Astyanax mexicanus isolate ESR-SI-001 chromosome 15, AstMex3_surface, whole genome shotgun sequence genomic DNA includes:
- the raraa gene encoding retinoic acid receptor alpha-A isoform X2, whose protein sequence is MMYEGVDVVGLSASPSPSPFLMVDYYSQARAGHHPFSSHHWSSSSHSIETQSTSSEEIVPSPPSPPPPPRVYKPCFVCQDKSSGYHYGVSACEGCKGFFRRSIQKNMVYTCHREKSCIINKVTRNRCQYCRLQKCLEVGMSKESVRNDRNKKKKEEKEKKVECLESPTLTPDTEQMIDRVRKAHQDTFPSLCQLGKYTTSNSSERRVSLDVDLWDKFSELSTKCIIKTVEFAKQLPGFTTLSIADQITLLKAACLDILILRICTRYTPEQDTMTFSDGLTLNRTQMHNAGFGPLTDLVFAFANQLLPLEMDDAETGLLSAICLLCGDRQDLEEADKVDVLQEPLLEALKLYVRRRRPHKPHMFPKMLMKITDLRSISAKGAERVITLKMEIPGSMPPLIQEMLENSEGLETSGSGASSRPAGAPPGSCSPSLSPSSAQSSPPTHSP, encoded by the exons ATGATGTATGAGGGTGTGGACGTAGTGGGTCTGAGCGCCAGCCCCAGCCCTAGCCCCTTCCTCATGGTGGATTACTACAGCCAGGCCAGGGCCGGCCATCACCCTTTCAGCAGTCATCACTGGAGCAGCTCCTCTCACT CCATCGAGACTCAGAGCACAAGTTCGGAGGAGATTGTCCCAAGTCCCCCCTCTCCACCCCCACCCCCGCGGGTCTACAAGCCATGCTTCGTCTGCCAGGACAAATCCTCTGGCTACCACTATGGCGTCAGCGCCTGCGAAGGCTGCAAG GGCTTCTTCCGCCGGAGCATCCAGAAGAATATGGTGTACACGTGCCACCGAGAGAAAAGCTGCATCATCAACAAGGTCACCCGCAACCGCTGCCAGTACTGTCGCCTGCAGAAGTGCCTGGAAGTGGGCATGTCCAAGGAGT cgGTGAGAAACGACAGgaataaaaagaagaaggaggagaaggagaagaaggtgGAGTGTTTAGAGAGCCCGACACTGACTCCTGATACGGAGCAGATGATCGACCGAGTCAGAAAAGCTCACCAGGATACCTTTCCATCACTGTGTCAACTGGGAAAATACACCACG AGTAACAGTTCAGAGCGGAGGGTCTCTCTGGACGTGGATCTGTGGGATAAGTTCAGTGAACTCTCCACTAAGTGCATCATCAAGACGGTGGAGTTCGCCAAGCAGCTGCCCGGATTCACCACGTTGTCCATCGCAGACCAGATCACACTCCTCAAAGCCGCCTGCCTCGACATACTG aTTCTACGGATCTGTACGCGCTACACACCGGAACAGGACACAATGACGTTTTCAGACGGTCTGACGCTGAACCGGACACAGATGCACAACGCCGGCTTCGGGCCGCTCACCGACCTCGTATTCGCCTTCGCCAACCAGCTGCTCCCTCTGGAGATGGATGATGCTGAGACGGGCCTGCTGAGCGCCATCTGCCTGCTGTGTGGAG accgGCAGGACCTGGAAGAGGCAGATAAAGTGGACGTCTTGCAGGAGCCACTGCTGGAGGCTCTGAAGCTGTATGTGAGGAGGAGAAGACCACACAAACCACACATGTTCCCCAAAATGCTGATGAAGATCACTGACCTGAGGAGCATCAGCGCCAAGG gaGCGGAGCGTGTGATCACTCTGAAGATGGAAATTCCTGGCTCCATGCCGCCTCTGATCCAGGAGATGCTGGAGAATTCCGAGGGTCTGGAGACCTCAGGCAGTGGAGCCTCGTCTCGTCCCGCCGGAGCTCCGCCTGGCAGCTGCAGCCCCTCCCTCTCCCCGAGCTCCGCCCAAAGCAGCCCACCGACACACTCGCCCTGA